Below is a genomic region from Halobacterium sp. CBA1132.
GAGAGGGACGAAGTCCCTCAGGCAATCGGACGCAGTCCGATGATGGAGACGACCTCAAACGCCGGATGGCCGACCGCGTGCCCAAGCCCGAGACGGTGGTGCGGGCGGCCGACGACGCCACCGAAATCAAGACCGGACTGAAGATTCCGGAGGACGGCGTCTTCCTCGGCCACCTCTCGGTCGGCGGTGAGAAAGTGCGGACCGCCGCCGAACCGCCGACCATCGACTACCGCGTGAAAGATGACTACGAGGCCGGCGACCCGCTGGTCTTCCGGCACACGCTCGTCGCGGGCGGCACCGGCTCCGGGAAGACCCACTCCGCGAAGAACGTGCTGCGGCAGTACCTCCACGAGGACCGCCGCTACCCCGTCGACGCGGGCGGCGCGGAGCGCCGGATGGCGGTCGTCCAGTTCGACCCGCAGGACGAGTACGCGCAGATGCACGACGACAACCCCGACGCGGACGCCGGCGACGAGCGCCGCTGGGAGACGCAAGGATTGGCGCACGGCGGGCACGACGACACGGTGGCGTTCGTGCCGAAGGTCGGGTCCGCGTCGTACGCCGCCGACCACCACGACGCCGAGCGCGTCGAGTTCACGATTCCGTTCTCGATGGTGCGCTCGAACCCGTGGCTGGTCGCGTCCAGCGGCCTCAACGACAACCAGTACGGCGCGCTCCACCTGCTGCTCGACCGCTTCTTCCAGAATCACGGACAGGACGGCACCTACCGGGAGTTCTGCTCGTTCCTCGACGACCCCGCGCTCAAGGAGGAGCTCGACGAGTCCGGGCGCGTCCACGAAGCCACCTACGAGGCCGTGCTGCGGCGCGTCCACGGGATGCCGTCGGGGCTGTTCGACCAGGACGCGCGCCCGATTACGGAGCTCGTGGAGGACCGACAGTTCGTCCGCCCGGGCCGGCTGTCGGTGGTGCCGACCTACCACATCAGCAACTCGCGGGCGGCCGAGACGGTAGTGCTGGCGGTGTCGAGCCTGCTCGTCGACCAGAAGCTCTCGAACGACCCGCGCTACGAGACCATCAAGGAGACGCCGCTCGTGGTCGGGATGGACGAAGCCCACAACTTCCTCGCGGACGCCGACAGCGTGCAGGCGAACAAGGTCGTCGGGAAGTTCACCGAGGCCGCCAAACAGGGCCGCAAGGAGCGCCTGGGCCTGTTCCTCATCACCCAGGACCCCCAGGACGTCGCCGACCCCGTGTTCAAGCAGGTGAACACGACGGTCGTGTTGAATCTCGGGGACGAGGACGCCATCAACGCCGTGAACATCCCGTCGTCGCTGCAGTCGAAGGTCCCCTACATGGAGAAGGGACAGATGGTCGTCTACTCGCCGGACAACTCCGAGCCGGTCGAGATTCAGGGACTGCCGACGTGCCTCACGCGACACGGCCGGGACTGACGAGGGACGCCCCGTCGGGCGGTCCTCGGCCCATAGAATTTTCACCCGGGCTGGTCAACGTCGAGTCGACACCATGACGAAGATTCTCGTTCCCGTCGACGGCTCCGAGCAGTCCACCGAAGCCCTCGAATACGCCCTCGAACACTTCAAGGACGCCGACATCACCGCCATCAACGTCATCGACCCCATCGAAGCAGGGTACACCGCGCAGGCG
It encodes:
- a CDS encoding ATP-binding protein produces the protein MSDLGDFADHDGGDDAGDAAETDAADDFERPDLDDTGSDDGLGALAVSEGLRIHEDGQETALKAYVTASNRSSVRLGSYLVAPYPGGEKLFCKITGLEYVQAFQSDDATEIHARRAMRSESVDEQDYKFLAELDPVAVLYHDREGRSPSGNRTQSDDGDDLKRRMADRVPKPETVVRAADDATEIKTGLKIPEDGVFLGHLSVGGEKVRTAAEPPTIDYRVKDDYEAGDPLVFRHTLVAGGTGSGKTHSAKNVLRQYLHEDRRYPVDAGGAERRMAVVQFDPQDEYAQMHDDNPDADAGDERRWETQGLAHGGHDDTVAFVPKVGSASYAADHHDAERVEFTIPFSMVRSNPWLVASSGLNDNQYGALHLLLDRFFQNHGQDGTYREFCSFLDDPALKEELDESGRVHEATYEAVLRRVHGMPSGLFDQDARPITELVEDRQFVRPGRLSVVPTYHISNSRAAETVVLAVSSLLVDQKLSNDPRYETIKETPLVVGMDEAHNFLADADSVQANKVVGKFTEAAKQGRKERLGLFLITQDPQDVADPVFKQVNTTVVLNLGDEDAINAVNIPSSLQSKVPYMEKGQMVVYSPDNSEPVEIQGLPTCLTRHGRD